The following are from one region of the Chloracidobacterium sp. genome:
- a CDS encoding PD40 domain-containing protein produces MRSPRKRNRFTFVIIAFLAACVVTITAFSERVVSIAALAEIPKDLSAETVNDLQRMDKKTSPKGQSLLPVSGRLVFEVGGYSIRGIDNVGSTNDLTEITSNRDGEPVFSGDGKKILFRSSRDSDNAFNETELYVMDPDGFNQRRLTFNSEREDEYSFSLDGSKITFSTYGRIWVMNADGTGLTEISDPNTNDLSEPALSPDGSLITYVRDGYVWKADSDGSNAVQMSSQNGSYPRFSPDGQHIFWTYDATVSRINVDGTNETLMIDGSVNGYSYFRRFAFSPAGDRLAFLCEGQSGPGVCVANSDGTGGLNNFGSLVVSYVDPVWSPNGEKVAFLQYDSSYKIIVANADGTGETEIYATQDPDSIAYLSWQPSCTETAGNTNGLVSWWRGELNANDSFGSNNGIFEPPTYATGRIGNGFFTTENGHFVEVPDSASLDVQTGDYTVAAWAVIFDSREHFIVGKGACGGSGSNFYIGIDDTNKPFLDISHESGGSRYSVAGTEVGLAQWNHFVLKKEGTSHTLYKNAQPIINFDEPNTILANDAPFTIGRGDSCDPPQLTSYGIFDEVYLYNRALSQAEIAANYSLNTGPTSCPPPVDPAIALRIAYPNPVAQGRQGTAELRLGAAAPQGGTTVSLQSSDPVKLAVPTNVFVPEGSVNTYFQFTTSVQSDPTVFTSADIIAANGTDSARATVSIAPAAPDVAGSNIIAPATVNILEGFSASWTVTNVGQAATGSYRQDTVFLSADDILFNDPSDVFIGHHYDNSGTLAPGQSKVFSASNIVIPSAAAPVDGTYYLFVHVGPNINERNGNFQNNYTSVPIQVNRNLPDLIAENIVVPAEIEPGVQFTISWDVRNAGSAGTINAHQSNVYLSFDDVVGNADDVLVTERVSPAFAAGQSQSFAQNYVVPTVPSRPSSNALVYVRVNFGGTVFEDNPGGPAEANNTTSTPARFEYRVPDLQVTSALTPAEVDSDTAFAIEWTTTNAGLRSSDAMNERVYFSTDNQVGGDTLLGTFVYNSPIAAGSSIVRIQNITIPTNAITSTGDYFVYVQTDAFGQVNEGENEANNTRFVPLRVRRLLRPDLEVTNITAPSTAFFDQEIQVQWTVGNNGTGPTNSPNWTDELFLNINPTLSGATRLVVTSNISFLEAGESYIASATVRIPRGSTGSQYLIVRTDVNNTVNEEVETNNLSSRPITLNVPLLPDLRVSNVQAPDEGFGGSQILVSWTVTNHGDGAVPSAESTWSDTIILSRDAILDGSDRVIGTRPRIGAIAAGAAYSVNNFSVNLPLDAVGEYYVFVQTDAFSQVYEFTNENNNSDHDRTEPGSPLNVLGTPPDLTISTAVAAPPSIVAGQSLTASFTVRNQGAFDAVGSWRELLYLSADQSLDPVNDIFLGSSIRTNLSAGQSYGAAINATIPTCLNGTYYLFAVTDGYNNIFEFDPNGSGETNNISAPKAIDISNLAPDLRVTNIAVPPVVINGAMPITWTVKNFGTAAATQNSWADRIFLINNGQVYTLGTFQRQGGLAVDAEYTQNQVVNIPLFLQGQVTIYVEADYYNVVPECSFETNNQNSALTDLQSELPDLRVNTVNAPGAAALGTSITVGWTGQNFGTPVNAASWADRVYLSSDQSFGFGDIDLGGNIYNQPLATNQTWAGQAMVTVPNVAVGNYYLLVVADAGSNISEGINESNNVFSVPITLTTPPVDLQVTNISAGPVIYSGQFADISWTVNNNGTQATASAAWSDWVVLSRDAIYDQSDTVLEFRRHSGSLGPGANYTENRQIAMPPGLTGDYKILIITDRHNEVVESNNANNQSSTNVVLQLPPPAEFNITGIVPPATVILGETSVIEWTVQNSSSNPASGIWQDSVYLSADQVWDSSDHLVGTRSRSGTVGGFATYTESMTTVVPPVDPGVYYLIVRTDSRNSVRESNEANNVATSAAQTTVTLQNLTLGMPVNTSLVTGQERFFSILNTPLNETMLITLDGQPGSSNELFTRFGSIVSRSNYQFQGDRPGEPDQLNVVPSTNEGTYFTMIRGDLVPGSFKDQLSPRGGKTGAETNDGAAQNVTLRAELLPFSIRTVTPSTAGNKGLASLQIDGAKFDQNAAVKLVGAGGVEITPVQMAAETSRIAAIFDLTNRPIGTYDVVVTNPNAATTTLVSGFQIVPNGGYQLRTSIVPPTPTRGGVTKRIVFTAHNDGLNDALNVPIFIQFPAGYNYSIDQLNFLQFPESELPPDAIPGQIPLHVDQGGFRTLMLYAPLVRSRSSIEIKIDLAIPVNYGQFPASIQVLRPLGELAPYLGPNGSPALRGLVLSSSYLDGGNQVNAECWAELMRQIFFAVLGELLPSDCLKAGWTVLAGSVDVVSGLLLKNAAGSQASGWDLVSSLAGKFVSTTGKLAECAGKTIPWLRAISLALTLVQLLSQLDDCLLNGNYKQVVIFRQPVSLDPNEKLGPEGFGPERFVGIRRPIEYRINFENLADAEAPAQVVRIVDQLPPTLDPRTLRLREIGFKQYRVEVPENRAFYQTRLQLGEDLGNIQAEISAGLNIQNGTVTWTMTAIDPQTNERPLSPLVGLLPPNNANRDGEGYVTFTIEPMTGQTTGTDIANSATIYFDENEPIVTNTTTNMLDADIPDSTVAVLPATFDQPTFNISWSGSDAVGGSGLKRIDVYVSENGGQFAPLTGSEGAGTAVFAGKWGRSYRFFSLATDNAGNVEAAPAIHDAETAVLGGAFEADVAPRPNGNNDGSVSVADLTQIRRFVADLDTDLQFNEFQRIDTAPITEKGDGALSVADIIQARRYAAGLDAVSDAAGPNQAITPVAVKTIRGAAIGGGQREIRPVRVSRVANKVTIGVEIDAQGDEVAVGFTLNFNPAVISNPANISLGSGAAGMSLTANTSQAAAGRIGIVMDKDPTQPLPAGVRQLVTIEFDVAAGNPATAMLAFGNAPVRREVVNGLAQTLTAAFTDTEISLVAPTSATVGIAGRVVNSSGNGIPNTVVTITDAGGESRRVLTNGFGNYYFNNITVGQTYIVTASHKRFQFEPPNYLVTVSNDLVDVDFRALE; encoded by the coding sequence ATGAGATCCCCCAGGAAACGTAACCGATTCACATTCGTCATCATCGCCTTTCTCGCGGCCTGCGTTGTCACGATCACCGCGTTTTCGGAACGTGTCGTATCGATTGCGGCCCTCGCTGAAATTCCAAAAGATCTTTCGGCCGAAACCGTCAATGACCTCCAGAGAATGGACAAAAAGACGTCGCCAAAGGGCCAATCGCTCCTTCCGGTTTCAGGAAGACTGGTGTTCGAGGTAGGCGGCTACTCAATTCGCGGGATCGACAACGTCGGCTCCACGAACGATCTGACCGAGATCACCTCGAACAGAGACGGGGAGCCCGTATTTTCCGGCGACGGAAAAAAGATCCTTTTTCGAAGTTCGCGTGACTCCGATAACGCATTTAATGAGACCGAGTTGTACGTAATGGACCCTGATGGTTTCAATCAACGCCGCCTTACGTTCAACTCAGAGCGCGAGGACGAATATTCGTTTTCTTTAGACGGTTCAAAGATAACATTCTCAACATACGGCCGAATCTGGGTAATGAACGCCGATGGAACGGGGCTGACCGAGATCTCCGATCCCAATACCAACGATCTCTCGGAACCCGCACTTTCACCTGACGGCTCTCTTATTACTTACGTTCGCGACGGTTATGTTTGGAAAGCGGACTCTGACGGTTCGAACGCAGTTCAGATGTCATCGCAGAACGGATCCTACCCGCGGTTCTCACCGGACGGGCAGCACATTTTTTGGACCTATGATGCGACGGTCAGCCGGATAAACGTCGACGGAACAAATGAAACGCTGATGATCGACGGCAGCGTTAACGGATACAGCTATTTTCGAAGGTTCGCATTCTCGCCGGCTGGCGACAGACTGGCTTTTTTATGCGAAGGCCAAAGCGGTCCGGGAGTATGTGTTGCGAATTCGGACGGAACCGGTGGGTTAAACAACTTCGGTTCGCTGGTGGTTTCATACGTCGACCCGGTTTGGTCACCAAATGGCGAAAAGGTCGCCTTTCTTCAATACGATTCAAGCTACAAGATCATTGTCGCGAATGCGGACGGTACGGGCGAAACTGAGATCTATGCGACTCAAGACCCTGATTCGATCGCCTATCTCTCCTGGCAGCCCTCGTGCACCGAGACAGCAGGAAATACGAACGGATTGGTGTCGTGGTGGCGTGGCGAACTTAATGCCAACGATTCATTCGGTAGCAACAACGGTATATTTGAGCCGCCGACCTATGCGACGGGCCGGATCGGCAATGGCTTCTTTACGACAGAGAACGGACATTTTGTCGAGGTTCCCGATTCAGCATCGCTCGATGTTCAGACCGGCGACTACACCGTTGCGGCATGGGCGGTCATCTTCGATTCGCGCGAGCATTTTATCGTAGGCAAAGGCGCCTGTGGCGGAAGCGGGTCGAACTTTTACATCGGGATCGACGATACAAACAAACCGTTTCTCGATATAAGTCACGAAAGCGGCGGCTCGCGTTATTCTGTGGCGGGAACTGAGGTCGGCCTTGCGCAATGGAATCATTTCGTACTCAAGAAGGAAGGTACCAGCCACACACTTTACAAAAACGCGCAGCCGATCATCAACTTCGACGAGCCGAACACGATACTCGCGAATGACGCCCCTTTTACGATAGGCAGAGGCGACAGCTGCGATCCGCCCCAATTGACGAGCTACGGGATCTTCGACGAAGTGTATCTATATAACCGTGCCCTCTCGCAGGCAGAAATAGCCGCAAACTACAGTTTGAACACGGGCCCGACCTCGTGCCCGCCGCCTGTCGATCCGGCTATTGCCCTTCGGATCGCGTATCCGAATCCGGTCGCTCAGGGCCGTCAAGGAACGGCAGAGTTGCGGCTCGGCGCGGCTGCCCCGCAGGGCGGTACGACAGTTTCTCTGCAATCGAGCGATCCGGTAAAGCTCGCTGTACCAACGAACGTTTTTGTCCCCGAGGGTTCGGTAAACACCTACTTTCAGTTCACGACCTCCGTCCAGTCAGATCCGACCGTCTTTACCTCCGCAGATATAATTGCGGCCAACGGGACAGACAGCGCGCGGGCAACTGTCAGCATCGCACCGGCGGCACCAGACGTTGCGGGCTCAAATATCATTGCTCCGGCCACCGTTAATATCCTCGAAGGGTTTTCCGCCTCCTGGACAGTGACCAACGTTGGGCAGGCAGCAACCGGCAGTTATCGTCAGGATACAGTGTTTTTGTCAGCTGACGACATCCTGTTTAACGACCCCAGCGACGTTTTTATCGGCCATCACTATGATAACTCGGGAACGCTGGCTCCCGGACAGTCGAAGGTATTCAGTGCATCGAACATAGTCATTCCGTCTGCGGCTGCGCCAGTTGATGGCACGTACTACTTGTTCGTTCACGTCGGCCCGAATATCAATGAGCGCAATGGCAACTTTCAGAATAACTATACGTCGGTCCCGATCCAGGTTAACCGAAATCTGCCTGATCTGATCGCCGAGAATATCGTGGTTCCGGCCGAGATCGAACCCGGCGTCCAGTTCACGATCAGCTGGGACGTTCGGAACGCGGGCAGTGCCGGTACGATAAACGCTCATCAGAGCAACGTTTATCTTTCATTCGACGACGTCGTCGGTAATGCGGACGATGTTCTCGTGACCGAGCGAGTGTCGCCCGCATTTGCGGCCGGTCAGAGCCAGTCATTCGCTCAAAACTATGTAGTTCCTACCGTGCCTTCCAGGCCGTCGAGCAATGCTCTCGTTTATGTGCGCGTCAATTTTGGCGGAACGGTATTTGAGGATAATCCCGGCGGACCTGCCGAAGCGAACAATACGACCTCAACGCCGGCAAGGTTCGAATACCGGGTTCCCGATCTACAGGTAACAAGTGCGCTTACACCGGCCGAGGTCGATTCGGATACGGCATTCGCGATCGAATGGACGACGACGAATGCCGGCCTGCGCTCGTCAGATGCAATGAACGAACGCGTCTATTTCTCGACTGACAATCAGGTGGGCGGCGACACATTGCTTGGCACATTTGTCTACAACTCTCCGATAGCTGCAGGCAGTTCGATAGTTCGCATTCAGAACATTACGATCCCGACCAACGCGATAACGTCCACCGGCGACTATTTCGTCTATGTACAAACGGACGCTTTCGGCCAGGTCAACGAAGGCGAGAACGAAGCGAATAATACCCGGTTCGTACCGCTCAGGGTCCGCCGCCTTTTGAGGCCCGATCTCGAGGTCACCAATATTACGGCGCCTTCGACCGCCTTCTTTGACCAGGAGATCCAGGTTCAATGGACCGTCGGAAACAACGGCACCGGCCCGACCAACTCGCCCAACTGGACCGACGAACTCTTTTTGAACATAAACCCGACACTTAGCGGTGCGACGCGGCTCGTCGTAACCTCGAACATCAGCTTTCTCGAAGCAGGCGAAAGCTACATTGCCTCGGCAACCGTTCGCATTCCGAGGGGATCCACCGGTTCGCAATACTTGATCGTACGGACGGATGTAAACAACACCGTCAATGAAGAGGTCGAAACAAACAACCTGTCGAGTAGGCCGATCACGCTGAACGTGCCGCTGCTGCCCGATCTGAGAGTCTCCAATGTTCAAGCGCCCGACGAGGGTTTTGGCGGCTCTCAGATACTTGTCTCGTGGACCGTAACGAACCACGGCGATGGGGCGGTCCCGTCAGCCGAATCTACGTGGTCGGATACGATCATTCTTTCGCGTGACGCAATTTTGGATGGCAGTGACCGCGTGATAGGAACGAGGCCGAGGATCGGTGCGATCGCAGCCGGTGCCGCGTATTCGGTCAACAACTTCTCAGTGAACCTTCCGTTGGATGCGGTCGGTGAATACTACGTTTTCGTTCAGACCGACGCCTTCAGCCAGGTCTATGAGTTTACTAACGAAAACAACAACAGCGATCACGACAGAACCGAGCCCGGATCACCGCTCAACGTCCTTGGTACGCCACCTGATCTAACGATCTCGACCGCTGTTGCCGCTCCGCCCTCGATCGTCGCAGGACAATCTCTGACGGCATCCTTCACGGTACGGAATCAGGGGGCTTTCGACGCCGTCGGCTCTTGGCGCGAACTGCTCTATCTTTCCGCGGATCAAAGTCTCGATCCGGTGAATGACATCTTTCTTGGTTCCTCGATCCGTACGAACCTGAGCGCCGGACAAAGCTACGGGGCCGCGATAAACGCGACCATTCCGACCTGCCTCAACGGCACATACTATCTATTCGCCGTTACCGACGGTTACAACAACATTTTTGAGTTTGATCCGAACGGCAGCGGAGAGACCAACAACATAAGCGCACCGAAAGCCATCGATATTTCTAATCTGGCTCCTGACCTGCGGGTGACGAACATCGCCGTTCCGCCGGTCGTGATAAACGGCGCGATGCCGATAACATGGACCGTTAAGAATTTCGGGACGGCCGCCGCGACTCAGAACTCATGGGCCGATCGCATTTTCCTGATAAACAACGGTCAGGTTTACACACTCGGGACATTCCAAAGACAGGGCGGCTTGGCCGTCGATGCGGAATACACTCAAAATCAGGTCGTGAATATCCCGCTGTTCCTGCAGGGTCAGGTCACGATCTATGTCGAGGCCGACTATTACAACGTCGTTCCTGAGTGCAGTTTCGAAACCAATAATCAAAACAGTGCTCTCACCGATCTCCAGAGCGAACTTCCCGACCTGCGTGTCAACACGGTCAACGCTCCCGGAGCAGCCGCGCTCGGCACATCGATAACTGTCGGTTGGACAGGCCAGAACTTCGGAACGCCGGTCAATGCGGCGAGCTGGGCAGATCGGGTCTATCTCTCGTCAGACCAGAGCTTTGGATTTGGTGATATTGATCTCGGCGGCAATATCTACAATCAGCCGCTCGCCACGAACCAAACGTGGGCCGGACAGGCCATGGTGACGGTTCCCAACGTTGCGGTCGGAAACTACTATCTGTTGGTAGTTGCCGATGCCGGCTCGAACATCAGCGAGGGCATCAACGAGAGCAACAACGTATTTTCAGTTCCGATCACGCTCACGACACCGCCCGTCGACCTCCAAGTGACAAATATTTCCGCGGGTCCCGTGATCTACTCCGGCCAGTTTGCGGACATCTCATGGACGGTCAATAACAATGGAACGCAGGCCACCGCCAGCGCCGCTTGGTCCGATTGGGTCGTGCTTTCACGCGATGCCATTTATGACCAGAGCGACACCGTTCTCGAGTTTCGCAGACATTCCGGCTCGCTTGGGCCCGGAGCGAATTACACCGAGAATCGGCAGATAGCGATGCCGCCCGGTCTTACGGGCGACTATAAGATCCTTATCATTACGGACCGGCATAACGAAGTTGTCGAAAGCAATAACGCGAACAACCAATCGAGCACAAATGTCGTTCTGCAGCTGCCTCCTCCGGCGGAATTCAATATCACTGGAATCGTGCCGCCTGCAACCGTCATTCTGGGTGAAACATCGGTCATCGAGTGGACCGTGCAGAATTCGAGTTCAAATCCGGCATCTGGTATATGGCAGGATTCGGTCTATCTCTCGGCCGATCAGGTCTGGGACAGCTCAGATCACCTCGTCGGGACACGGTCGCGCTCAGGAACTGTCGGCGGTTTTGCGACCTACACCGAATCGATGACGACCGTGGTACCGCCGGTCGATCCCGGAGTCTACTACCTGATCGTCCGGACGGATTCACGAAACTCGGTTCGCGAATCGAACGAAGCCAATAACGTTGCGACATCAGCAGCGCAAACAACCGTAACGCTGCAGAACCTGACGCTGGGGATGCCGGTGAACACGAGCCTCGTCACGGGCCAGGAGCGATTTTTCAGCATACTGAACACCCCGCTCAACGAGACGATGCTTATCACTCTCGACGGCCAGCCCGGATCGAGCAATGAACTTTTCACACGTTTCGGCTCTATCGTCTCACGTTCCAACTATCAATTTCAGGGTGACCGCCCCGGGGAACCAGACCAGCTGAACGTCGTCCCATCAACGAACGAAGGAACTTACTTCACAATGATCCGCGGCGATCTGGTTCCCGGATCTTTCAAGGATCAGTTGTCACCGAGAGGCGGAAAGACCGGAGCCGAGACCAACGACGGCGCGGCACAGAACGTCACTCTTCGTGCTGAGCTTCTGCCATTCTCGATCCGAACGGTAACGCCGAGCACTGCGGGAAACAAAGGTCTCGCTTCGCTTCAGATCGACGGAGCAAAGTTCGATCAGAACGCTGCCGTGAAACTTGTCGGCGCCGGCGGTGTCGAGATCACACCCGTTCAAATGGCGGCCGAGACTTCCAGAATAGCTGCGATCTTTGACCTCACGAACCGGCCGATCGGCACATACGACGTTGTCGTAACAAACCCGAATGCTGCGACCACGACCCTGGTAAGCGGTTTTCAGATCGTGCCGAACGGCGGATATCAGCTTCGTACATCGATCGTTCCCCCGACACCGACCCGCGGAGGTGTCACCAAACGTATCGTCTTCACGGCCCACAATGACGGACTCAATGATGCGCTGAATGTGCCGATCTTCATTCAGTTCCCTGCGGGTTACAACTACTCGATCGATCAGCTTAATTTCCTGCAATTCCCCGAGAGCGAATTGCCGCCGGATGCGATCCCCGGACAGATACCGCTGCACGTCGATCAGGGAGGCTTCCGTACGCTCATGCTGTACGCCCCTCTTGTTAGAAGCAGGTCTTCGATCGAGATCAAGATCGATCTGGCGATACCGGTCAATTACGGACAGTTCCCGGCGTCGATCCAGGTCCTCCGCCCGCTTGGCGAACTCGCGCCATATCTCGGCCCGAATGGTTCGCCCGCCCTTCGCGGCTTGGTCTTGTCGTCGTCCTATCTCGATGGCGGGAATCAGGTCAACGCCGAATGCTGGGCCGAACTCATGCGGCAGATATTCTTTGCCGTACTTGGTGAACTATTGCCAAGCGACTGTCTGAAAGCCGGATGGACGGTCCTGGCGGGTTCGGTCGATGTCGTCAGCGGTCTTTTATTGAAGAACGCGGCCGGCAGTCAGGCATCGGGATGGGATCTGGTCTCAAGCCTTGCCGGCAAGTTCGTGAGCACCACCGGCAAGCTGGCCGAATGCGCCGGAAAGACGATCCCATGGCTGCGAGCGATCTCACTCGCCCTGACATTGGTCCAGCTTCTGTCCCAACTCGATGATTGCCTCTTGAACGGCAACTACAAGCAGGTCGTTATCTTCCGGCAGCCGGTCTCTCTCGATCCGAACGAAAAGCTTGGCCCTGAGGGCTTCGGCCCCGAGCGATTCGTCGGTATACGACGGCCGATCGAATACCGGATAAATTTCGAGAACCTCGCGGATGCCGAAGCTCCGGCTCAGGTGGTTCGAATAGTAGATCAGCTTCCTCCGACGCTCGACCCGCGGACCCTGCGCCTGCGTGAGATCGGCTTCAAGCAGTATCGCGTTGAAGTTCCCGAAAATCGGGCGTTCTATCAGACGCGTCTTCAGCTTGGCGAAGATCTCGGCAACATTCAGGCCGAAATATCGGCGGGCCTCAATATCCAAAACGGCACTGTCACCTGGACCATGACGGCGATCGATCCGCAGACGAACGAACGTCCGTTGAGTCCGCTGGTCGGGCTGCTTCCGCCTAACAACGCAAACCGCGATGGCGAGGGTTATGTGACATTCACCATTGAGCCGATGACCGGCCAGACTACAGGGACCGACATCGCAAATTCGGCGACGATCTACTTCGACGAGAATGAACCGATCGTTACGAACACAACGACCAACATGCTCGACGCTGACATTCCGGACAGCACGGTTGCCGTCCTGCCGGCAACTTTCGACCAGCCGACCTTCAATATCTCGTGGTCGGGGTCTGATGCCGTGGGCGGTTCGGGGCTCAAACGCATCGACGTCTACGTTTCAGAGAACGGCGGCCAGTTTGCGCCGCTCACGGGCAGCGAAGGCGCCGGAACGGCCGTTTTCGCGGGCAAGTGGGGCCGGAGCTATCGGTTCTTTTCGCTCGCGACCGATAATGCCGGCAATGTCGAGGCCGCTCCGGCGATACACGATGCTGAGACAGCGGTGCTTGGCGGCGCCTTCGAAGCCGATGTTGCCCCTCGGCCAAACGGCAATAACGACGGGTCGGTGTCGGTTGCGGATCTGACGCAGATCCGCCGCTTCGTCGCTGATCTCGACACTGATCTTCAATTCAATGAATTTCAACGGATCGATACGGCCCCGATCACCGAAAAGGGTGACGGAGCCCTCTCGGTCGCCGATATCATACAGGCACGCAGATATGCGGCCGGCCTCGATGCCGTTTCGGATGCGGCCGGGCCAAATCAGGCGATCACGCCTGTCGCTGTCAAAACGATCCGCGGTGCAGCGATCGGCGGCGGTCAGCGTGAGATTAGGCCCGTACGTGTCTCGAGAGTTGCCAACAAAGTAACGATCGGGGTCGAGATCGATGCCCAGGGCGATGAGGTCGCTGTCGGGTTCACGCTCAATTTCAACCCTGCCGTTATTAGCAACCCGGCAAACATCTCGCTCGGGAGCGGTGCCGCCGGTATGTCGCTGACGGCGAATACTTCGCAGGCTGCGGCGGGCCGCATCGGGATCGTTATGGACAAAGACCCGACCCAGCCGCTCCCGGCGGGCGTGCGCCAGCTTGTCACGATCGAATTCGACGTTGCCGCCGGCAATCCGGCGACCGCAATGCTTGCGTTCGGCAATGCACCGGTACGCCGCGAAGTAGTGAACGGGCTTGCACAGACACTGACGGCGGCCTTCACCGATACTGAGATATCGCTCGTCGCGCCGACTTCGGCGACCGTCGGCATCGCCGGCCGCGTCGTCAATTCGTCAGGTAATGGAATTCCCAACACCGTCGTCACCATCACTGATGCGGGAGGCGAAAGCCGCCGGGTTTTGACGAACGGATTTGGAAACTATTATTTCAACAATATAACGGTCGGCCAGACATATATCGTTACCGCGTCGCACAAACGATTTCAGTTCGAACCGCCTAACTATCTCGTCACGGTCTCTAATGACCTTGTGGATGTCGACTTCAGAGCACTCGAATGA
- a CDS encoding carboxypeptidase regulatory-like domain-containing protein, giving the protein MSIKVLALVVLLLIASTASLGQRLLIVTGNVVDENGTPIAGANVCLRGEFDAIEVYTTGDDGFFRVIRNVKDSTDVFLFIEGPQPAGYWVPETTTYWSLGKLPEHKGTLLHRTDSGIVRIGNVKPNIAFRGVRIDLSKILGPNFVLSSNPLPQLRMDIYRGETVLASDFSVPTDAINEGVVQISLPNVELELVFTIIENDKSRKARIKVR; this is encoded by the coding sequence ATGTCCATAAAAGTGCTCGCATTGGTAGTTTTGCTCCTGATAGCCTCGACAGCATCGTTGGGACAACGCTTGCTCATCGTTACGGGCAATGTTGTAGATGAGAATGGGACACCGATCGCTGGAGCCAATGTGTGTCTTCGAGGGGAGTTCGATGCGATCGAAGTTTATACGACCGGAGACGATGGATTTTTTCGAGTCATTCGTAATGTAAAGGACTCGACTGACGTATTTCTTTTCATCGAGGGCCCGCAACCTGCCGGATACTGGGTTCCGGAGACAACTACTTACTGGAGTCTCGGAAAATTGCCGGAGCACAAAGGCACGCTTTTGCACCGGACAGATTCAGGAATTGTTCGTATCGGTAACGTGAAACCCAACATTGCCTTTAGAGGTGTTCGAATTGACCTTTCGAAGATCCTTGGGCCGAATTTTGTTCTTTCGTCTAACCCTCTTCCCCAATTGAGAATGGATATATATCGTGGAGAGACTGTGCTTGCATCCGATTTTTCGGTTCCAACGGACGCTATAAATGAGGGGGTCGTGCAGATTTCTCTACCCAATGTAGAACTTGAACTCGTATTCACAATCATTGAGAACGATAAATCGCGAAAGGCAAGAATTAAAGTCCGGTAA
- a CDS encoding abhydrolase domain-containing 18 — MLKRYMHKRERHFAMLNDNRVVRPFEWGTEFIEEFVEGGEPAAMFREHTRHVLADSDKYFAAPMPDEFTLERRLYPSAASINAADLKTAVVQTEVPVLTWRSTVATPSAENNTAVATYFPHANKRSAVVILPHWNAKAGTYFDLAKFFNKVGLSALRLTLPYHEERMPPELERADHLVAPNVGRSLQSIRQSVADTRAAIMWLKGRGYEKIGVVGTSIGSCVAFLAFVHDRNIDAAVFNHVSGYMADVVWHGLSTYHVRNSFGDNLELDELREYWLPVSPMAYMEKLAAQPWRPQRYIYTLYDLSFPVDLSRDVMRELTRHNIKHSKASIPCGHYTLGEKPWVYLDGYKIIRFLHKHLR; from the coding sequence ATGCTCAAGCGCTACATGCACAAACGCGAACGTCATTTCGCGATGCTCAACGACAATCGAGTGGTCCGCCCATTTGAGTGGGGAACGGAGTTCATCGAAGAATTTGTTGAGGGCGGCGAACCGGCGGCGATGTTTCGTGAGCATACCAGGCACGTACTGGCTGACAGCGACAAGTATTTTGCGGCACCGATGCCGGATGAATTCACCTTGGAACGCCGTTTATATCCCTCGGCGGCCTCGATCAACGCCGCCGATCTTAAGACCGCCGTGGTGCAGACCGAGGTTCCGGTGCTCACCTGGCGAAGCACCGTTGCGACGCCGTCGGCCGAGAACAACACGGCGGTCGCGACATATTTTCCGCACGCCAATAAACGATCGGCGGTCGTCATTCTGCCCCATTGGAACGCAAAGGCCGGGACCTATTTTGACCTTGCCAAATTCTTCAATAAGGTAGGGCTCTCGGCCCTGAGGCTCACTTTGCCCTACCACGAAGAGCGGATGCCGCCGGAACTCGAACGTGCGGATCACCTTGTTGCTCCTAATGTCGGCCGCTCGCTGCAGTCGATCAGGCAATCGGTAGCCGACACGCGCGCGGCGATAATGTGGCTAAAAGGCCGGGGTTACGAAAAGATCGGTGTTGTCGGCACGAGCATCGGTTCATGCGTTGCGTTCCTGGCTTTTGTCCACGACCGTAATATCGACGCTGCGGTCTTCAACCATGTTTCGGGATATATGGCTGACGTCGTCTGGCACGGCCTTTCGACCTATCACGTCCGAAACAGCTTTGGCGACAATCTTGAGCTCGATGAGCTCCGGGAATATTGGCTGCCGGTCTCGCCGATGGCGTACATGGAAAAGCTGGCGGCTCAGCCGTGGCGTCCGCAGCGATACATTTATACGCTCTACGACCTGAGCTTCCCCGTCGACCTCTCGCGTGACGTGATGCGCGAGCTGACGCGGCACAACATCAAGCACAGCAAGGCATCGATCCCCTGCGGACATTACACTCTTGGCGAAAAACCCTGGGTCTATCTCGACGGCTACAAGATAATCCGCTTTCTTCATAAACATCTGCGTTAG